A DNA window from Mya arenaria isolate MELC-2E11 chromosome 17, ASM2691426v1 contains the following coding sequences:
- the LOC128224905 gene encoding L-xylulose reductase-like produces the protein MTLNLVEKKFLITGAGRGIGREIAKTLHQQGSKVYALSRSIEPLKSLVSENPGIQPIHADVGKWETLFNKLEGIDVLGGLANNAAQTGIPPIGALDYPREELQSLIDSQVLGLINATQIVAKKMVAAGKPGSIVNVSSIWSKQAVPGQMAYTITKAAVDMITKQFALELGPHNIRVNAVNPKLIVRNK, from the coding sequence ATGACGCTTAATCTTGTAGAAAAAAAATTCCTAATTACAGGGGCCGGTAGAGGAATTGGTCGGGAAATTGCCAAAACGTTACACCAGCAAGGGAGTAAAGTTTACGCTTTAAGCAGATCGATAGAACCACTGAAATCACTTGTTTCGGAAAATCCAGGAATACAACCGATACACGCAGATGTCGGGAAGTGGGAAACGCTTTTTAACAAACTGGAAGGGATAGACGTTTTGGGCGGGCTTGCAAATAATGCAGCACAGACTGGCATCCCTCCCATCGGTGCATTGGATTATCCCCGAGAGGAACTTCAAAGCCTGATTGATTCACAAGTTCTTGGACTTATCAACGCGACGCAAATTGTCGCAAAGAAAATGGTTGCAGCAGGAAAGCCTGGATCCATCGTTAATGTGTCAAGCATCTGGTCCAAGCAAGCGGTTCCTGGGCAAATGGCATACACAATAACAAAGGCTGCTGTTGATATGATAACCAAACAGTTTGCTCTAGAGCTTGGTCCTCACAATATTCGTGTGAATGCTGTTAATCCTAAGTTAATTGTAAGAAATAAGTAA
- the LOC128222743 gene encoding carbonyl reductase [NADPH] 2-like, with amino-acid sequence MTLNLAGKKFLITGAGKGIGREIAKTLHQQGSKVNALSRLIEPLKSLVSENPGIQPIHADVGKLETLFNKLEGIDVLGGLVNNAAQTGIPLIGALGYPREELHSLIDSQVLGLINATQIVAKKMVAAGKHGSIVNVSSIWSKQVVPGQLAYTMTKAAVDMITKQFALELGPHNIRVNAVNPTLVLTEKVTRVIKEGVPLDEIFIERTPNHRICKVHEIALPVLYLLSDLSTTTNIINGGMMSSYCTSFDTKKT; translated from the coding sequence ATGACGTTAAATCTTGCAGGAAAAAAGTTTCTGATTACAGGGGCTGGTAAAGGAATTGGTCGCGAAATTGCCAAAACGTTACACCAGCAAGGGAGTAAAGTCAACGCTTTAAGCAGATTGATAGAACCACTGAAATCACTTGTTTCGGAAAATCCTGGAATACAACCGATACATGCAGATGTCGGGAAGTTGGAAACGCTTTTTAACAAACTGGAAGGGATAGACGTTTTGGGCGGGCTTGTAAATAATGCAGCACAGACTGGAATCCCTCTCATCGGTGCATTGGGTTATCCCCGAGAGGAGCTTCATAGCCTGATTGATTCACAAGTTCTTGGACTTATCAACGCGACGCAAATTGTCGCAAAGAAAATGGTTGCAGCAGGAAAGCATGGATCCATCGTTAATGTGTCCAGCATTTGGTCCAAGCAAGTGGTTCCTGGGCAATTGGCATACACAATGACAAAGGCTGCTGTTGATATGATAACCAAACAGTTTGCTCTAGAGCTTGGTCCTCACAATATTCGGGTCAATGCTGTTAATCCAACGCTTGTTCTCACCGAAAAGGTAACAAGGGTTATTAAAGAAGGAGTGCCTCTGGACGAGATTTTTATCGAAAGGACACCAAATCATCGAATATGTAAGGTCCACGAAATTGCCTTACCAGTGCTTTATCTTTTATCGGACTTATCCACGACCACTAATATCATTAATGGAGGAATGATGTCGTCATATTGTACCAGTTTTGATACTAAGAAGACTTGA